From the genome of Manduca sexta isolate Smith_Timp_Sample1 chromosome 14, JHU_Msex_v1.0, whole genome shotgun sequence, one region includes:
- the LOC115447493 gene encoding dnaJ homolog subfamily C member 28 — translation MHKSTYIFRLEKFVNINPCSGTFTARRITSKSEKQLEECYSLLNIPLHSKQDVVRKAFLELAKKYHPDSGSADADMDKFVAVEKAFRVITKHNTGVSNKEEVEKIVYDIRHTAPQHRQYLSFEGVGHGTPSQREKQWIQARAQRAAVNVMEHRMSKAVATEKTLMKKGQYGKKHDIKTKYGFDRLVEDLIQESMSKGEFENLSGKGKPLKDQNTNPYVDFTTHKLNEVLINNGFMPEWITMSKEIDQDIESLKEEIKSERMYLGPYPLTGNDVAKWQRIYQSNLDLAKSINTKINTFNLIVPLINKQKFHVEYDKICEEILQNGLHSVERDIVAEKKNKEVVVSQDDDLFSTVYKAFEELFTFNKDKK, via the exons ATGCACAAGTCAACTTATATATTTCGTTTagaaaagtttgtgaatataaaTCCGTGTAGTGGTACTTTCACGGCGCGAAGGATTACATCGAAGTCCGAGAAACAACTGGAA GAATGTTACAGTCTCCTAAACATCCCACTGCACTCCAAGCAGGATGTTGTGCGCAAAGCGTTTCTGGAGCTTGCAAAGAAGTACCATCCAGACTCAGGGTCAGCTGATGCAGACATGGACAAGTTTGTTGCTGTAGAGAAAGCCTTCAGAGTGATCACCAAGCATAATACTGGAGTTAGCAATAAGGAGGAAGTCGAGAAGATTGTTTATGATATTAGG CACACAGCACCACAACATCGCCAGTACCTAAGCTTTGAAGGGGTCGGTCATGGCACACCTTCTCAGCGTGAGAAGCAGTGGATCCAGGCTCGAGCACAAAGAGCAGCCGTCAATGTTATGGAACACCGTATGTCCAAGGCGGTGGCTACAGAAAAAACCCTCATGAAGAAAGGGCAGTACGGAAAGAAGCATGACATCAAAACAAAGTATGGTTTTGATAGACTTGTAGAGGATTTGATACAAGAGTCAATGTCGAAAGGAGAGTTTGAAAATCTGAGCGGAAAAGGGAAGCCTTTGAAAGACCAGAATACTAATCCGTATGTGGATTTTACAACTCATAAACTAAATGAG GTACTTATAAATAACGGATTTATGCCAGAATGGATAACAATGAGCAAAGAAATAGATCAAGATATTGAGTCATTGAAAGAGGAGATAAAATCAGAAAGGATGTATTTGGGTCCTTACCCACTAACAGGAaatgatgttgcaaagtggcAACGTATTTACCAAAGTAATCTAGACTTAGCAAAatctataaatactaaaataaatacatttaatttaatagtccctttaataaataaacagaaatttCATGTTGAATATGATAAGATTTGTGAAGAAATATTGCAAAATGGACTACATTCTGTAGAAAGAGATATTGTTGCagaaaaaaagaataaagaaGTGGTTGTATCACAGGATGATGATTTGTTTAGCACAGTTTACAAGGCTTTTGaagaattatttacttttaataaagatAAGAAATAA